In Acidimicrobiia bacterium, the sequence TCAGCCTCAACCGCGCGTCGGGCACGCTCGCGGGCGGCGAGGCGCAGCGCATCCGGCTCGCGTCGCAGATCGGGAGCGGGCTGACCGGCGTGCTGTACGTGCTCGACGAGCCGTCGATCGGCCTGCACCAGCGCGACAACCAGCGCCTCATCGACACGATGGTGCGCCTGCGCGACCTCGGGAACACCGTGATCGTCGTCGAGCACGACGAGGAGACGATCCGCGTCGCCGACCACGTCGTCGACATCGGCCCCGGCGCCGGCGAGCACGGCGGCGAGATCGTCGTGAACGGCACCGTCGACGACGTGATCAAGTCGCGCGGCTCGATCACCGGTCAGTACCTCGCGGGCAAGCGCACCATCGACGTGCCCGATCTCCGGCGCAAGCCCGGCGACGCGTGGCTCACGATCCGCGGCGCGCGCGAGCACAACCTGAAGGACATCGACGTCGAGCTCCCGCTCGGGTGCCTGGTCGCGGTGACGGGTGTGAGCGGCAGCGGCAAGAGCACGCTCGTCAACGACATCCTGTTCCACGCGCTGATGCAGAAGGTGTACCGGTCGAAGACCGTGCCCGGCCGGCACAAGGCGATCGACGGCACCGACGCGCTCGACAAGGTCATCAACATCGACCAGTCGCCCATCGGCCGCACGCCCCGCTCGAACCCCGCGACGTACACCGGCGTGTTCGACAAGATCCGCGCGCTGTTCGCCGCGACGCCCGAGGCGAAGGTGCGCGGCTACCAGCAGGGCCGCTTCTCGTTCAACGTGAAGGGCGGGCGCTGCGAGGCGTGCGCGGGGGACGGCACGATCAAGATCGAGATGCACTTCCTGCCCGACGTGTACGTGCCGTGCGAGGTGTGCAAGGGCGCGCGCTACAACCGCGACACGCTCGACGTGACGTGGAAGGGCAGGAACATCGCGGAGGTGCTCGACCTCTCGATCGAGGACGCGGTCGCGTTCTTCGCGAACCAGCCGTCGATCGCGCGTCAGCTGCAGACGCTGTACGACGTCGGCCTCGGGTACGTGCGACTCGGGCAGCCCGCGCCGACGCTGTCGGGTGGCGAGGCGCAACGCGTGAAGCTCGCATCGGAGCTCGGCAAGCGCGCGACGGGCCGGACGATCTACATCCTCGACGAGCCGACGACCGGCCTCCACTTCGAGGACGTGCGGAGGCTGCTCGGTGTGCTCTCGCGCCTCGTCGACGCGGGCAACACCGTGCTCGTGATCGAGCACAACCTCGACGTGATCAAGTCGGCCGACTGGATCGTGGACCTCGGGCCCGAGGGCGGCGACGGGGGAGGGCGCGTCGTCGCCGAGGGCACCCCGGAGCAGGTCGCGAAGAGCCCGGACAGCTACACCGGCCAGTTCCTCGCACCACTGCTCGGCGTGTGAGCGATCCCTGGGAGGAGCACGCCCGCTGGTGGCAGGACGGGTTCACCGAGGGCGCGGATCCCGAGTACGAGGAGCAGATCGTGCCGCTCGCCCACGAGCACCTCGCGGGCGCGCGTCGCGTCCTCGACATCGGGGCGGGTGAGGGGCAGCTCGCGCGACTCGCGTCCCGCACGCAGCGACGCGACGTGGTCGTCGGCGTCGATCCGACGGCTGCGCAGGTCCGGGTCGCCCGCGAACGTGCCGGCGGCCCGTTGTACGCGCGAGCGACGGCGACCGCGCTGCCGGTGCGCGACGCGTCGTTCGACGCGGTCGTCGTGTGCCTGGTGCTCGAGCACGTCGACGACCACCGCGCCGCGATCGCGGAGATCGCGCGCGTGCTCGAGCCGGACGGTCGATTCCTGCTGTTCCTCAACCACCCGTTGCTGCAGGCGCCGGGCAGCGGCTGGATCGACGACCACATCCTCGACGAGCAGTACTGGCGCATCGGGCCGTACCTCCCCGAGGACCACACGACGGAGGAGGTCGCGCCGGGCGTCGTGCTGCCGTTCGTCCACCGGCCGCTCCACGCGTACGTGAACGCGCTGGTGGAGTGCGGCCTGGTGATCGAGCGGATGGAGGAACCGCCGCCGCCTCCGGGCTTCCTGGCCCGGGCACCCGAGTACGCGGATGCCGCGACGATCCCGCGGCTCCTGTTCCTCTCAACCCGGCGCCGGGAGCGACCGACCAAAGAGGCGTGAAACGGCTGGTGGCGATCGCCGCCCTCGGTGCGTGCGTCGCGACCGGCGTCCTGCTCGTGCACCTGCGTGACCTGCAGGGCACGACGATCGTCGGGCCGCCGTACGTCCACCTGTACGACCGGCCGGCCAACTCGCTCGAGAAGGCGCTCGACCTCGGCGACGGCCAGGCGTTCGCCGCCGTCGCGCGCGACCCGACGCTCGCGCACCCCGACGTGTTCCGCCGCCCGGGTGACGCCGCCTACCGCTTCGGGCGGCCGCTCTTCGGCGAGCTCACCTGGCTCGCGACCGCGGGGGACGGGGCGCGTGTGCCACTCGCGATGGCGGTGCTGTGCGTCGTCGCGGCCGCATTCGCCGCGGCGGCGGTCGCGACGTTGTTCGCGTCGCGCGGCGCCAAACCGATCCTCGCCGTCCTCGTCCCGTTGCTGCCGGGCGCGATCGCCGCGACGCGCGGCCTCACACCGGAGCTCCTCGCGCTCGCCTTCGCGGGGTGGGCAGTCGTCATGTGGGAGCGCGCACAGCGCGCGACCGCGGTGGTGGTCGCGCTGGGGACGGCGGCAGTGTTGACGCGCGAGACGATGGTCATCGTGCCGCTCGCACTCGCGCTCTGCGACGCGCGCTCCGGGCGCGCGCGACGCTCGGTGCTGATCGCCGGAGTGCCCGTCGCCGCGCTCGCGGGGTGGTACACGTTCGTGTTCGCGCGCGTCGGCAGCTGGCCGTTCGCGTCCTCGCCCCCCGGGACGTTCGGTGCGCCGTTCGCGGGGCTCGTGCACCAGGTTCCCGGCTGGCGGAACCCCGTCGACGTGGTGGCCGCGCTCGTGTGCGTCGTGCTCGCGGTGCCGGCGCTGCGGACGCGGCGCCGCGATCCGCTGGCGCTCGTGGTGCTCGGGTCCGTGTTGCTCGCGATCGTGATGGGTCCGCAGGTGTGGCGACGCTGGGACGACTTCGGGCGTCCGCTGCTGCCGCTGTGCGCGTTCGGCCTTGTCCTGCTCGCGGGTCTGCCGGGCCGGGCGCGCGACCGCGCGCCCCGTCGCGCTACGTGATGTCGAGCATCCGCTGCAGCGCGACGCGCGCCCATTCGGCGGTTGCCGCGTCGACGACGATCTGATTCACGACCTCGCCGCGGCGCAGCGCGTCGAGGCACCACGCGAGGTGCGGCGCGTCGATGCGGAACATCGTCGAGCACGGGCACACGAGCGGGTCGAGCGACACGATCGTCTTGTCGGGGTGCTCGTTCGCCATGCGCTGGACCATGTGGATCTCGGTGCCGATCCCGAGCACCGCGCCGGCCGGCGCCGACTCGACCCAGTCGAGGATCCGCTCGGTCGACCCCACCTGGTCCGCGAGCGCGACCACGTCATGGGCGCACTCGGGGTGCACGATCACGCGGCCGGTCGGATGCTCGGCGCGGAAGGCGTCGACGTGCTCGGGGCGGAAGCGCTGGTGCACGGAGCAGTGGCCCTTCCACAGCAGGAACGTCGCGTCCTTGACGTCGCGCTCCTCCATGCCGCCGAGCTCATGGCGCGGATCCCACACGCGCATGTCCGCTTCGCCGAAGCCCATGTCGTAGCCGGTGTTCCGGCCGAGGTGCTGGTCCGGGAAGAACAGCACCTTGTCGCCGCGCGCGAGGGACCACTCCAGCACGGCGCGCGCGTTCGACGACGTGCAGACCGCGCCGCCGTGCTCGCCGACGAAGGCCTTCAGCGCGGCCGACGAGTTCATGTACGTGATCGGCACGATGCGACCCGTGTCGGTCACCTCGGCCAGCGCCTCCCAGCACTCCTCGACCTGGTCGAGGTCCGCCATGTCGGCCATCGAGCAGCCCGCGTTGAGGTCGGGGAGCACGACGCGCTGGTGGTCGCCCGTGAGCACGTCGGCCGACTCGGCCATGAAGTGCACGCCGCAGAAGACGATGTCGGTCGCCTGCTCGTTGTCCGCCGCGAAGCGGGCGAGCTTGAACGAGTCACCCCGCGCGTCGGCCCAGCGGATGACCTCGTCGCGCTGGTAGTGGTGCCCGAGGATCAGCAGCCGCGCGCCGAGCTCGGCCTTGGCCTCGGCGATCCAGGCGGCCAACTGGTCCGCGGACGCGGTCGTGTAGCGGTCGGGCAGCGGCGCCTGCAGTCGCAACATCGATTGTTCCTCCCACGAGGGGAAGCTCCGATGTGGCCGGCGGGGACAGCCTGGTCGCCCACCGCGGGGATGTCGGCCTCGGAGCTGGTATGTGGCCGGAATGCCAGGCCGGCCTGCACCCGATGTTAACCGTGCCGCCGGCCCTGGTTCGTCCGGGCCGGGTTGACCAGGCGCGACGCCGCCCCTTGCGTACGATCCGCGGCATGCCGGCGCGACGAGTGCTGTTCGCGATCGCCGCGCTCGTCGCCGTCCGGGTCGTCGTCGTCCCGCTGCTTCTGCACGACCCGATGACGACGAAGCACAACGCGATGCTCACCGGCGACGTCCGCCGCTACCAACGGATCGCGCAGAGCCCGGGTATCCCGTGGCGCGACTTCGCGGTCGAGTACCCGCCGGTCACGTGGGCGGCCATCAAGGTGCTCGACGGGAGGAGCGAGCACGGTTCCGCGACGCGCGTCGCGTGGTCGCAGCTCGTCTGCGACGTCGCCGTCGCGGCGGCGCTCGCGTACGGGTGGCGGAAGGAGGCGGCGCTCGCGTACCTCGTGCTCGGGCTGCCGCTCGTGGTGTTCCCGTTCATCTACCTCCGCCTCGACCTGCTGTCGGTCGCGCTCGCGGTCTGGGGACTCGCGCTCGTCCGGCGCGACAAGCCCGTCGCCGGCGGGATCACGCTCGCGGTGTCGTGCTTCGCGAAGTTCTGGCCCGTCGGGATCGTGCCGTTGCTCGTGCTGCAGCGCCGGTGGCGCGCGCTCGTCGTGACCGTCGCGACGGGGACTGTCGGCCTCGTCGCCTGGGTCGCGGTCGCCGGGACCGACGGCGTCAACCAGGTGCTCTCGTTCCGGGGTGCGCGCGGTTGGCAGATCGAGAGCGTCGTGGGCGCGCTCGTCCGTGGCGTGACACACGACGTCGTCGGCGTCGAGTCGGGCGCGTGGCGCGTCGGCGCGTCGGCG encodes:
- the uvrA gene encoding excinuclease ABC subunit UvrA, which translates into the protein IEVVVDRLVRRPGIERRLTDSLETALRLADGVAEVEIVPREPQLIATDDAGPETLTFSEHLACARCGLSFDELAPRNFSFNSPYGACERCDGLGTRYEVDPELVVPNDDLSIDDGAIAPWSGFRGEYFTRVLQAVGKEYGFRLDTPWRKLKKSDKKVVLFGSGSKQVTVSYRNRYGRQRSYTTRYEGVIPWLSRRHTEAESDRSREQIEGYMREVPCPACGGARLRPASLAVTVGGKNIFEVGELSIRKAAEFLGAMELSERDRLIAERVLKEVNERLRFLLDVGLDYLSLNRASGTLAGGEAQRIRLASQIGSGLTGVLYVLDEPSIGLHQRDNQRLIDTMVRLRDLGNTVIVVEHDEETIRVADHVVDIGPGAGEHGGEIVVNGTVDDVIKSRGSITGQYLAGKRTIDVPDLRRKPGDAWLTIRGAREHNLKDIDVELPLGCLVAVTGVSGSGKSTLVNDILFHALMQKVYRSKTVPGRHKAIDGTDALDKVINIDQSPIGRTPRSNPATYTGVFDKIRALFAATPEAKVRGYQQGRFSFNVKGGRCEACAGDGTIKIEMHFLPDVYVPCEVCKGARYNRDTLDVTWKGRNIAEVLDLSIEDAVAFFANQPSIARQLQTLYDVGLGYVRLGQPAPTLSGGEAQRVKLASELGKRATGRTIYILDEPTTGLHFEDVRRLLGVLSRLVDAGNTVLVIEHNLDVIKSADWIVDLGPEGGDGGGRVVAEGTPEQVAKSPDSYTGQFLAPLLGV
- a CDS encoding class I SAM-dependent methyltransferase, translating into MSDPWEEHARWWQDGFTEGADPEYEEQIVPLAHEHLAGARRVLDIGAGEGQLARLASRTQRRDVVVGVDPTAAQVRVARERAGGPLYARATATALPVRDASFDAVVVCLVLEHVDDHRAAIAEIARVLEPDGRFLLFLNHPLLQAPGSGWIDDHILDEQYWRIGPYLPEDHTTEEVAPGVVLPFVHRPLHAYVNALVECGLVIERMEEPPPPPGFLARAPEYADAATIPRLLFLSTRRRERPTKEA
- the nadA gene encoding quinolinate synthase NadA; the encoded protein is MLRLQAPLPDRYTTASADQLAAWIAEAKAELGARLLILGHHYQRDEVIRWADARGDSFKLARFAADNEQATDIVFCGVHFMAESADVLTGDHQRVVLPDLNAGCSMADMADLDQVEECWEALAEVTDTGRIVPITYMNSSAALKAFVGEHGGAVCTSSNARAVLEWSLARGDKVLFFPDQHLGRNTGYDMGFGEADMRVWDPRHELGGMEERDVKDATFLLWKGHCSVHQRFRPEHVDAFRAEHPTGRVIVHPECAHDVVALADQVGSTERILDWVESAPAGAVLGIGTEIHMVQRMANEHPDKTIVSLDPLVCPCSTMFRIDAPHLAWCLDALRRGEVVNQIVVDAATAEWARVALQRMLDIT
- a CDS encoding glycosyltransferase family 87 protein is translated as MPARRVLFAIAALVAVRVVVVPLLLHDPMTTKHNAMLTGDVRRYQRIAQSPGIPWRDFAVEYPPVTWAAIKVLDGRSEHGSATRVAWSQLVCDVAVAAALAYGWRKEAALAYLVLGLPLVVFPFIYLRLDLLSVALAVWGLALVRRDKPVAGGITLAVSCFAKFWPVGIVPLLVLQRRWRALVVTVATGTVGLVAWVAVAGTDGVNQVLSFRGARGWQIESVVGALVRGVTHDVVGVESGAWRVGASAVSWSRPLGAVLAVAVLAVWALAWRHRDEPRMVEAVAPIAAVAAFLAFSPILSPQYVCWLLPFGALAAVEGVPSLARMVGAVVALSAMLLYLIKEVIWGEDGAMAMLLVRNGLVVALFVVGLVMLARRRSEAAAAATPVPHRPAEQALRLPA